One part of the Arachidicoccus terrestris genome encodes these proteins:
- a CDS encoding glycoside hydrolase family protein, with translation MRSSNICGQVQLRCISRLLTGALCIASICMVSAVQAQKKKTVKPVSEKVMQSVYQQVKTPYKYGLVMVPRSNDKKMDCPSIFQKDGKWYMVYIVFDGRGYETWLAESEDLLHWDTKGKLMAFSDSTDWDANQKAGYIALGSMKWGGKYQWQSYQGKHWMSYFGGNSTGYEKGLLSLSIAWTEQDPSRVHPWRRLGHPVLMSTDKDVRWWENHTQYKSTVIWDKEKHTGHPFIMYYNANGDSLSKTRGAERIGMAVSDDMIHWQRYLKDPVLDHFQGITGDPVIQKIGNLYVMFYFGAFWKDRGGAFNRFACSYDLIHWTDWKGENLIEPSKDYDNMFAHKSFVLKHKGVVYHYYCAVNKAGQRGIAVATSKDLGTSELHFVAPPVKKKKAK, from the coding sequence ATGAGAAGTTCGAACATATGCGGACAGGTTCAATTGCGATGCATTAGCCGTCTGCTGACAGGGGCACTTTGTATAGCATCCATATGCATGGTTTCTGCCGTTCAGGCGCAAAAGAAAAAAACAGTGAAGCCTGTATCCGAGAAGGTGATGCAGTCTGTGTATCAGCAAGTCAAAACACCTTATAAATATGGGTTGGTGATGGTTCCCCGGTCCAATGATAAAAAGATGGACTGTCCGAGCATTTTCCAAAAAGACGGCAAATGGTATATGGTGTACATTGTCTTTGACGGACGTGGTTATGAAACCTGGCTGGCCGAATCCGAAGACCTGCTTCATTGGGATACGAAGGGGAAGTTGATGGCTTTCTCAGACAGTACGGACTGGGATGCGAACCAGAAAGCCGGTTATATTGCACTGGGGTCCATGAAATGGGGCGGTAAATATCAGTGGCAGTCTTATCAGGGGAAACACTGGATGTCGTATTTTGGCGGCAATAGTACCGGCTATGAAAAAGGGCTGCTTTCACTCAGCATCGCCTGGACGGAGCAAGACCCTTCCAGGGTACATCCGTGGAGGAGACTGGGCCATCCGGTCTTGATGTCTACCGACAAAGATGTACGTTGGTGGGAGAATCACACCCAATACAAAAGCACGGTAATCTGGGATAAGGAAAAACATACCGGTCATCCCTTTATCATGTATTATAATGCGAATGGTGACAGTCTTTCCAAAACAAGAGGCGCGGAAAGAATCGGTATGGCAGTATCAGATGATATGATTCATTGGCAGAGGTACCTGAAAGATCCCGTACTGGATCATTTTCAGGGAATCACCGGTGACCCGGTGATCCAGAAGATCGGCAATCTTTATGTGATGTTTTATTTTGGCGCTTTCTGGAAAGACAGGGGTGGTGCGTTCAACAGATTTGCCTGCTCCTATGACCTGATTCACTGGACTGACTGGAAAGGCGAAAACTTAATTGAACCTTCGAAGGACTATGATAATATGTTCGCTCATAAATCCTTTGTTTTAAAACATAAAGGCGTGGTGTATCATTATTATTGTGCCGTTAATAAGGCGGGGCAGCGGGGTATTGCGGTTGCTACGTCTAAAGACCTGGGAACAAGTGAACTGCATTTCGTAGCACCTCCCGTTAAAAAAAAGAAAGCGAAGTAA
- a CDS encoding glycoside hydrolase family 2 TIM barrel-domain containing protein, with product MKVGLSKIQIRYDSTRGMLKMAIVALLTYLLPGCRSGASINAAGTEKLLFDRGWDFHLGSIDSLAAFIDTTHYTEKDTAIWRKVTLPHDWSIEGTFSRESPAGNQGGALPGGIGWYRKLFVLPAADSTKNILIRFDGVYRYSKVWLNGHFLGQRPNGFISFDYTLTPYLYFDGRLNILIVRVDNSRQPNSRWYTGSGINRDVWLLKQGPVSINARESFFYATVDPRAGAADEAAKKAEKAILNQHLVFGYTLPSLRPVEIETAIYDRQRHMVAQKKESWRPEKLAGTGLLDWSWPLQNIWLWSPDNPYLYTLEVTLKQNGSVMDRLRLPLGIRHFYFDPRKGFFLNGQPTKIKGVCLHNDYGVLGTAYNYSAMFRQLTLLKEMGCNAIRTAHNPPPPGMLDLCDSMGFLVMDEAFDMWQKKKTKYDYSRDFARWHQRDLADQIKRDRRHPSVFMWSIGNEIREQFDTSGIRLTRELVALVKSLDTTRPVIAGLTETHPDKNNIAKADVLDVLGFNYKPFDYDSLPLRFPGKALVASETVSALETRGVYTPMPKDSILYMPSGPKQKFAENINDDWTVSAYDKVAAYWGTTHENAWRAVKDRSFIAGTFVWTGIDYLGEPVPFAYPARSSYYGIIDQAGLAKDVYYFYQSEWTAKPVLHIFPHWNWHKGEVVDVWCYYSQADQVELFLNGRSLGKRHKTDGQPGDNEFHISWKVPYEPGVLKAVSSRNGKIVLTREIKTAGAPRKIQVKVDSATFRGVAGDLCYVSIQLEDADGTAVPDNDRTLHFDVEGAATLVGVNNGYQADLHSFRSKDYNTWKGKCVAVIRPTTGKGVFKLHITGEGLTDQTATVSFGE from the coding sequence ATGAAAGTGGGATTAAGTAAGATACAGATACGATATGATAGCACAAGGGGAATGTTGAAGATGGCAATAGTGGCTCTTTTGACCTATCTGTTACCAGGGTGCCGCTCCGGAGCATCGATAAATGCAGCCGGAACGGAAAAACTGCTTTTTGACCGGGGCTGGGATTTTCATCTGGGCAGTATTGACTCTTTGGCGGCATTTATAGATACAACTCACTATACGGAAAAAGATACGGCTATTTGGCGGAAAGTGACCCTGCCGCATGACTGGAGTATTGAAGGAACGTTCAGCCGGGAGTCTCCCGCTGGCAATCAGGGAGGTGCATTGCCGGGAGGGATCGGATGGTACCGTAAGTTATTTGTGTTACCTGCTGCAGATAGTACTAAGAACATTCTTATTCGTTTTGACGGTGTATATCGTTACAGTAAAGTATGGTTGAATGGGCATTTTCTGGGTCAGCGGCCTAACGGGTTTATCTCTTTTGACTATACCCTGACGCCTTACTTGTATTTTGACGGACGTCTTAATATTCTTATAGTTCGTGTAGATAACAGCAGACAGCCTAATTCCAGATGGTATACGGGTTCGGGAATTAACAGGGATGTATGGTTGTTGAAACAGGGGCCAGTATCGATTAATGCGCGGGAAAGTTTCTTTTACGCTACAGTCGATCCGCGGGCAGGTGCTGCAGATGAGGCCGCAAAAAAAGCAGAAAAAGCCATATTAAACCAGCATCTGGTGTTTGGTTATACGCTGCCCAGCTTAAGGCCTGTAGAAATTGAAACCGCCATTTATGACCGCCAACGTCATATGGTCGCTCAGAAAAAAGAAAGCTGGCGACCGGAGAAACTGGCAGGTACCGGGTTATTGGACTGGAGCTGGCCGCTTCAAAATATCTGGCTGTGGTCGCCGGACAACCCTTATTTATACACGCTGGAAGTGACTTTAAAGCAAAATGGCAGCGTCATGGATCGCCTGCGATTACCTTTGGGGATTCGCCACTTTTATTTTGATCCCCGGAAAGGCTTTTTTCTCAATGGACAGCCCACCAAAATTAAAGGTGTCTGCCTGCATAATGACTATGGCGTATTGGGGACGGCCTATAATTACAGTGCGATGTTCAGGCAGCTGACATTGTTAAAAGAGATGGGTTGCAATGCCATTAGAACGGCGCATAATCCACCCCCTCCGGGTATGCTGGATCTTTGTGATTCAATGGGCTTTCTGGTGATGGATGAAGCTTTTGATATGTGGCAGAAGAAGAAAACCAAATATGATTATTCCAGGGACTTCGCACGCTGGCATCAAAGAGACCTGGCGGATCAGATCAAAAGAGACCGCCGTCATCCTTCCGTATTTATGTGGTCGATCGGTAATGAAATCAGAGAGCAGTTTGATACGAGTGGGATCAGGCTGACCAGGGAACTGGTGGCACTGGTAAAGTCCCTGGATACAACCCGGCCGGTGATCGCCGGCCTTACGGAGACCCATCCCGATAAAAATAATATTGCCAAAGCAGATGTCTTGGATGTGCTGGGATTTAATTACAAACCATTCGATTATGACAGTTTACCCTTAAGGTTTCCCGGTAAGGCCCTTGTAGCCAGCGAAACCGTATCAGCACTGGAGACCAGAGGCGTGTATACGCCTATGCCGAAAGATTCCATCCTGTATATGCCTTCCGGGCCTAAACAGAAATTTGCAGAAAATATTAACGACGACTGGACGGTAAGCGCTTATGATAAAGTGGCCGCTTATTGGGGAACCACGCATGAAAATGCCTGGCGCGCGGTTAAGGACAGGTCCTTTATTGCGGGCACCTTTGTCTGGACAGGTATCGACTATCTGGGAGAGCCTGTGCCCTTTGCTTATCCGGCCAGAAGTTCTTATTACGGTATCATTGACCAGGCAGGACTGGCAAAGGATGTTTACTATTTCTATCAGAGTGAGTGGACGGCTAAACCGGTATTGCATATTTTCCCGCACTGGAACTGGCATAAAGGTGAAGTGGTGGATGTCTGGTGTTATTATAGCCAGGCCGATCAGGTTGAACTTTTCCTAAATGGCAGGTCTCTGGGAAAGCGACACAAAACAGATGGTCAGCCGGGCGATAATGAATTTCATATCAGCTGGAAGGTGCCCTATGAACCTGGTGTGTTAAAAGCTGTATCTTCCAGGAATGGCAAAATCGTATTGACCCGGGAAATTAAAACGGCCGGTGCGCCCCGGAAAATTCAGGTGAAGGTCGACAGCGCTACCTTCAGAGGCGTTGCCGGCGATCTTTGTTATGTATCGATACAGCTGGAGGATGCAGACGGCACTGCTGTGCCGGATAATGACCGGACCTTGCATTTTGATGTGGAAGGTGCGGCGACACTGGTGGGTGTTAATAACGGCTACCAGGCGGATCTGCATTCTTTTCGGTCAAAGGATTATAACACATGGAAAGGTAAATGTGTAGCCGTTATCCGGCCTACTACAGGAAAAGGTGTTTTTAAACTGCATATTACAGGCGAAGGTCTGACGGATCAAACGGCTACAGTATCCTTTGGAGAGTGA
- a CDS encoding sodium:solute symporter family transporter, which translates to MKSIYNALQPIDFIIVALYLVILFGLGYYVSFIKKRKQDENLFLAQHTLGWSSIGLNMWGTNVGPSMLIASASIGYSTGIVAGNFAWYAFVFIGLLALFFAPRYLGAKVSTLPEYMGLHFGDKTRNLLAWYTLITILISWLSLGLFAGGILVQQLLDIPMWQSILAMIVLATFFAASGGLKAIALTNMFQMILLIAVSLILVILGIEKVGGLSQLAARTPGHYWNLFLPADDANYPWTAIILGYPVMGIWFWCTEQSMVQSVLGAKNLKQGQLGANFIGWLKILDVPLFILPGILCFILYPHLNNPDEAYLVMVTQLFPAGMKGLIIVVLIAALVSNIGSSLNSVSTVFTMDIFVKKYQPQATNKEVIRIGRWVTVGSAVLSVLVALAINSIKGLNLFDVFQSILGFLAPPMSVVFLFGILWKRTSARAVNYVLTYGTAFSVLIGILYLWVFPAKSYPVWPHFLLLSFYIFLILSGLLFAVSKWGRGGTVSMAGGQKMQIAFEHKKPAKMVVYSWIILSIVMIALYIYFNGH; encoded by the coding sequence ATGAAAAGTATTTATAACGCACTTCAGCCCATTGATTTTATTATCGTCGCCTTATACCTGGTGATTCTTTTTGGCCTGGGGTATTACGTAAGCTTTATTAAAAAAAGAAAGCAGGATGAGAACCTGTTTCTGGCCCAGCATACGCTGGGCTGGTCTAGTATCGGTCTGAACATGTGGGGCACGAATGTAGGGCCTTCCATGTTGATCGCTTCGGCCAGCATCGGTTATTCCACAGGAATTGTGGCGGGTAATTTCGCCTGGTATGCCTTTGTATTTATAGGCCTTCTGGCGCTCTTTTTTGCCCCCCGTTATCTGGGCGCAAAAGTGTCGACCCTGCCCGAGTATATGGGACTGCATTTTGGGGACAAAACCAGAAATCTTCTGGCCTGGTACACACTGATTACGATTTTGATCTCCTGGTTATCTCTGGGACTTTTTGCGGGTGGCATTCTTGTACAGCAGCTGCTGGATATCCCCATGTGGCAGTCCATACTGGCCATGATCGTGCTGGCTACTTTTTTTGCCGCTTCCGGGGGCCTTAAGGCCATTGCCCTCACCAATATGTTCCAGATGATTTTACTCATCGCAGTTTCCCTGATCCTGGTGATACTCGGTATTGAAAAGGTCGGTGGACTCAGTCAGCTGGCGGCCCGAACGCCCGGGCATTACTGGAATCTTTTCTTGCCTGCAGACGACGCGAACTATCCCTGGACGGCTATTATACTGGGATATCCCGTTATGGGGATCTGGTTCTGGTGCACGGAGCAATCCATGGTCCAGTCGGTGTTGGGCGCTAAAAATCTTAAGCAGGGACAGCTCGGAGCGAATTTTATCGGTTGGCTGAAAATTCTGGATGTGCCGCTTTTTATCCTGCCGGGCATTCTTTGCTTTATCCTTTATCCGCATCTGAACAATCCGGATGAAGCCTATCTTGTCATGGTGACGCAACTTTTTCCCGCGGGCATGAAAGGGCTCATCATCGTTGTACTGATCGCCGCACTGGTCTCTAATATCGGGTCTTCGCTCAACTCCGTCAGCACCGTTTTTACGATGGATATTTTCGTAAAAAAATATCAGCCGCAGGCCACCAATAAAGAAGTGATCCGTATCGGGAGATGGGTAACGGTCGGCAGCGCTGTATTGTCTGTCCTCGTGGCACTGGCGATCAATTCTATAAAAGGGCTGAACCTCTTTGATGTTTTCCAGTCGATCCTTGGCTTTTTGGCGCCCCCCATGTCCGTGGTCTTTTTATTCGGGATTCTCTGGAAAAGAACGAGCGCCAGGGCGGTAAATTATGTATTAACCTATGGCACCGCTTTTAGCGTATTGATAGGCATTCTCTATTTATGGGTATTTCCGGCGAAGAGCTATCCCGTATGGCCGCATTTTTTGCTGCTGTCCTTTTATATCTTTTTGATCCTTTCCGGGCTTTTATTTGCGGTTTCCAAATGGGGAAGGGGCGGCACTGTATCAATGGCCGGCGGCCAGAAAATGCAGATAGCCTTTGAACATAAAAAACCTGCGAAAATGGTAGTGTATAGCTGGATAATACTGAGCATTGTAATGATCGCTTTATATATTTATTTTAACGGACATTAA
- a CDS encoding family 78 glycoside hydrolase catalytic domain codes for MVQTGRHTMTISGCSRQPGAPSAWAAMSWRLLSIFSCIAILICCQRSLSAQPVVSYKKTTEGKSSPVGELKVNQRLSRDKIFVGQYPQLSWLVKRTADAAGQGLQAYQVLVGTKTGIEKAKRLLLEQTAASAADGLLWNTGKQHKSNLLPVSYKGASLEPDQTYYWCVRVWNGTGNASAWSGTDSFHTALFSRGDWGRARWIGRTQMTGKERVLPGDTAVKVKGPDGKVRKLPFGTDNDTLPLLRKEFALTDKPGQIEKATLFISGLGQFEARLNGMKIGDYFLDPGWTNYQKEALYVGLDVTDKLQAGVNALGVELGNGFYYIPGSKRWYKKLLVQYGYPKMICRLTIRYKSGRVQHIVSDETWKTGVSSIQFSSIYGGELEDGRLREAGWDKVGFDALAHGWMPAKLVTDTPRALRLQRIDPIKVMEIFSPKELYPVSEGTKTPGWTFDMGQNCSGIPAVWLNGKRGDTVTLTPAELINDNNSANQKATGKYRLVYVLAKDGPQQWHPTFTYYGFRYIQVDGAVPAGKPNPDGLPVVQKLETWHLRNSAPPAGSFSCSNDLLNKTSELIRWAMKSNMMSVFTDCPHREKLGWLEQVHLMGSSVRYNWQIQHLLKKSLEDMRSAQTPEGLIPEIAPEFTVFTWGGDMFRDSPEWGSSAIIIPWYLYQWYGDSSELKKSYPMMTRYIDYLDRKAKENILYQGLGDWYDLGPERPGTSQLTPKGLTATAIYYYDLKILEKTARLLAKENDLGKFTSQAAAVRQAFNRKFLHSGTDSLGQKQAYYGSGSQTSDAMALFMGLVPDTLHDQVVDHLVTGIVKNNYALTAGDIGYRYLIRVLEQEGYNDLIFKMNNRSDVPGYGYQIARGATALTESWQALPSVSNNHFMLGHLMEWFYSGILGIRLDMAVTGQGDDAPQLIIAPQMVAGLNWAKGGYQTPYGQIQVDWQRQENGFQVKLHIPAGLHAEVRLPYMAGSTLKEAERTLTVKIVTTKRDKKVFMLNAGSGTHIYTVNMRR; via the coding sequence ATGGTGCAAACGGGTAGACATACAATGACGATCAGTGGCTGCAGCCGGCAACCGGGAGCGCCGTCTGCGTGGGCGGCCATGAGCTGGCGCCTCCTGTCTATTTTTTCTTGTATCGCCATACTCATTTGCTGCCAGAGATCATTGAGCGCGCAACCGGTCGTTTCATACAAAAAAACGACGGAGGGTAAAAGCAGTCCGGTTGGGGAATTAAAGGTGAATCAGCGACTGAGCAGGGATAAGATTTTTGTGGGTCAGTACCCGCAGCTGAGTTGGCTGGTGAAGCGGACAGCAGATGCGGCCGGCCAAGGTTTGCAGGCTTATCAGGTGCTGGTGGGCACCAAAACAGGCATTGAAAAAGCAAAAAGGTTACTGCTGGAGCAGACGGCTGCATCCGCAGCTGACGGGCTTTTGTGGAATACCGGCAAGCAGCACAAAAGTAATTTGTTACCTGTTTCATACAAAGGTGCATCTTTAGAACCCGACCAGACCTATTACTGGTGTGTCAGGGTCTGGAACGGGACAGGTAATGCCAGTGCCTGGAGCGGAACAGATTCTTTCCATACAGCTTTATTCAGCCGGGGGGACTGGGGCCGGGCCAGGTGGATCGGACGCACGCAGATGACGGGAAAAGAGCGGGTCCTTCCCGGCGATACGGCAGTCAAAGTAAAAGGTCCGGATGGTAAAGTGCGGAAGCTGCCATTTGGAACCGATAACGACACACTGCCACTCTTGAGAAAAGAATTTGCATTGACAGATAAGCCCGGCCAGATTGAGAAAGCTACGTTATTTATTTCAGGGCTCGGACAATTTGAAGCCAGATTAAACGGTATGAAAATCGGAGATTATTTTTTAGATCCCGGATGGACCAATTATCAAAAGGAAGCCCTGTATGTTGGTCTTGATGTTACAGACAAACTACAGGCAGGCGTTAATGCTTTGGGCGTGGAGCTGGGGAACGGGTTTTATTATATACCCGGCTCTAAAAGGTGGTATAAGAAATTGCTCGTCCAATATGGTTATCCTAAAATGATTTGCCGGTTGACCATCAGATACAAATCGGGGAGGGTACAGCATATAGTATCAGATGAGACCTGGAAAACCGGGGTTTCATCTATTCAGTTTTCCAGCATTTATGGCGGCGAACTGGAAGATGGAAGGCTACGTGAGGCTGGCTGGGATAAAGTGGGCTTTGACGCGCTTGCCCATGGATGGATGCCTGCAAAACTCGTCACGGATACGCCGCGTGCGCTTCGTTTACAGCGTATCGATCCGATTAAGGTGATGGAGATTTTTTCGCCAAAAGAGCTGTATCCGGTATCAGAGGGTACAAAGACGCCCGGATGGACTTTTGACATGGGACAGAACTGCTCAGGCATTCCCGCTGTCTGGCTTAATGGCAAAAGGGGAGATACTGTAACGCTTACACCCGCTGAACTCATCAATGACAATAACAGCGCCAATCAAAAGGCCACCGGAAAATACCGGCTGGTGTATGTTTTAGCAAAGGATGGGCCGCAACAGTGGCATCCTACATTTACGTATTACGGATTCAGGTATATACAGGTAGATGGCGCCGTTCCGGCAGGAAAGCCCAATCCGGACGGACTGCCCGTTGTACAAAAGTTAGAAACCTGGCACCTCAGAAACAGTGCTCCGCCTGCCGGAAGTTTTAGTTGTTCCAATGACCTGTTGAATAAGACCAGTGAGCTTATCCGCTGGGCCATGAAAAGTAATATGATGAGTGTTTTTACCGATTGCCCGCACCGGGAAAAACTAGGTTGGCTGGAGCAGGTACACCTGATGGGAAGCTCTGTCCGGTATAACTGGCAGATACAGCATCTGCTGAAAAAATCACTCGAAGACATGCGCAGCGCACAAACCCCCGAAGGACTGATTCCCGAGATAGCACCAGAGTTTACGGTTTTTACCTGGGGGGGCGATATGTTCCGGGACTCCCCCGAATGGGGCAGTAGCGCCATTATCATTCCCTGGTATTTGTATCAGTGGTATGGAGACAGCAGTGAACTGAAAAAAAGCTATCCGATGATGACCCGCTATATCGATTATCTCGACCGCAAGGCGAAGGAAAATATCTTATATCAAGGTCTCGGTGACTGGTATGACCTGGGACCGGAGCGGCCGGGTACCTCTCAGTTAACACCGAAGGGACTGACCGCAACGGCGATCTATTATTATGATTTAAAGATACTGGAGAAAACAGCCAGGTTACTTGCTAAAGAAAATGACCTGGGAAAATTCACCAGCCAGGCAGCGGCCGTGCGTCAGGCTTTTAACCGGAAGTTCCTGCATAGCGGTACAGATAGCCTGGGCCAGAAACAGGCTTATTATGGCAGCGGCAGCCAGACATCGGACGCCATGGCGCTCTTTATGGGGCTCGTGCCGGACACGTTGCACGATCAGGTGGTGGACCACCTGGTAACCGGTATCGTCAAAAATAATTATGCACTCACGGCGGGCGATATCGGGTACCGGTATCTTATCAGAGTGCTGGAGCAGGAGGGATATAATGACTTGATCTTTAAGATGAATAACCGCAGTGATGTGCCGGGGTATGGTTATCAGATCGCCAGGGGGGCTACTGCGCTTACAGAGTCCTGGCAGGCACTGCCTTCTGTTTCCAACAATCATTTTATGCTGGGGCATCTTATGGAATGGTTTTATTCAGGTATTCTCGGCATCCGCCTGGATATGGCAGTGACCGGGCAGGGAGACGACGCCCCTCAACTGATAATCGCCCCGCAGATGGTGGCCGGCCTTAACTGGGCAAAAGGTGGTTATCAGACGCCTTACGGACAGATACAGGTTGACTGGCAGCGGCAGGAAAACGGCTTTCAGGTAAAATTACACATCCCGGCCGGTCTTCACGCTGAGGTGAGGCTGCCATATATGGCAGGATCAACACTGAAAGAGGCCGAAAGAACTTTGACGGTTAAAATAGTCACAACCAAAAGAGATAAAAAAGTATTCATGCTGAATGCAGGTAGTGGAACGCATATTTACACAGTAAATATGCGAAGATAA
- a CDS encoding alpha-L-rhamnosidase-related protein: MNIFRFGRPGYKVVVGLMLWVLFPSVLPAQKASLSKEVPTVKVDRDVAGQATWIWYPGDYAIWLANKMQNRRTERGAFLPVFWKMDSHYVLVEFHKDFDLAAPETIHIAAEGRYNVKIDGKAVTGNLNEIRFPAGKHRLSLKVYNQAAVPAIFVKGDQVRTDSSWQVTFEDKEWIDASGKASDKSGTTYQQAACWNFNSAAAKPSQFHLPTRPEVPVKKTSLSNGNWLLDFGRETFGYIRLKGIQGSGVVRIYYGESAAEALSVDSCETLDTIQLTKNVQNFDTMTASTKAFRYVQIAPAEGMQIGQVDMLYEYAPVTERGTFSCSDMLINRIWDVAAYTLHLNTREFFIDGIKRDRWIWSGDAYQSYLMNYYLYFDQPTVKRTLFALRGKDPVTSHINTIMDYSFYWFMGVQDYFTYTGDSALVKTIYPKMQSLMAYCLSRRDKDGFMEGLPGDWVFIDWADHLTKQGALSFEQLLFCKSLETMATCARVTGDTRGAVQYSQLAADLKAKLFDVFWDKDKHAFIHSLFKGQKDETVFRYTNMFALLLNYLNAQQKEEVVTHVLLNPKVQAIHTPYMRFYELEALCAAGKQDVVTREMRDYWGGMLSRGATSFWEQYDPAAKGDAQYAMYGRPFGKSLCHAWGASPIYLLGKYYLGVTPTSPGYGTYQVKPELGGLKWMKGTVPFAGGDIEVYCDRTKMQLQSSAGAGVGTLLIESRRKPSCSQGKIQQVGKNAYQLQLRPGQQYVVNYEAI; encoded by the coding sequence ATGAACATATTTAGATTCGGAAGACCAGGTTACAAAGTTGTTGTGGGGTTAATGCTGTGGGTGTTATTTCCCTCGGTCCTGCCGGCGCAGAAAGCTTCTTTGTCTAAAGAGGTGCCAACGGTAAAAGTGGACCGGGATGTCGCCGGTCAGGCGACCTGGATCTGGTATCCGGGTGATTATGCCATCTGGCTGGCGAATAAAATGCAGAACAGGCGTACGGAAAGAGGCGCTTTCTTGCCCGTGTTCTGGAAAATGGACAGCCATTATGTCCTGGTAGAATTTCACAAGGATTTTGATCTGGCAGCTCCTGAAACGATTCATATTGCGGCGGAAGGCCGCTATAATGTAAAGATAGACGGCAAGGCGGTGACTGGTAATCTAAATGAGATCCGGTTTCCGGCGGGCAAACACCGGCTGAGCCTGAAAGTATACAATCAGGCAGCTGTCCCCGCTATTTTTGTAAAAGGTGATCAGGTGCGTACCGACAGCAGCTGGCAGGTGACCTTTGAAGATAAAGAGTGGATCGACGCTTCCGGTAAGGCTTCGGATAAATCCGGTACAACTTACCAGCAAGCTGCCTGCTGGAATTTTAATTCGGCGGCAGCAAAGCCGTCCCAGTTTCATTTGCCGACGCGCCCAGAGGTGCCCGTGAAAAAGACCAGCCTGTCTAATGGAAACTGGCTCCTGGATTTTGGCCGTGAGACCTTTGGTTATATTCGCTTAAAAGGGATACAAGGCAGTGGCGTTGTCAGGATCTATTACGGCGAATCTGCTGCAGAGGCATTGTCTGTTGATAGTTGTGAGACCCTGGATACCATACAGCTGACAAAAAATGTACAAAACTTTGATACCATGACAGCTTCTACAAAAGCATTCCGTTATGTGCAGATTGCACCGGCAGAAGGCATGCAGATTGGTCAGGTGGATATGCTCTATGAATACGCTCCGGTTACCGAGCGTGGTACATTCAGTTGTTCAGATATGCTGATCAACAGGATCTGGGATGTTGCGGCTTATACCTTACATCTGAATACGCGTGAGTTTTTTATAGACGGGATCAAAAGAGATCGCTGGATCTGGTCCGGAGACGCCTATCAGAGCTACCTGATGAATTATTATCTGTATTTTGATCAGCCCACTGTCAAAAGAACGTTGTTTGCGCTGAGAGGAAAAGACCCGGTGACCAGCCATATCAATACGATAATGGATTATAGTTTTTATTGGTTTATGGGGGTACAGGATTATTTTACGTATACCGGAGACAGTGCGCTGGTTAAAACCATTTATCCGAAGATGCAGAGCCTTATGGCGTATTGTCTTTCCAGAAGAGATAAAGACGGTTTTATGGAAGGGCTCCCCGGTGATTGGGTGTTTATAGACTGGGCCGATCATCTGACAAAGCAAGGTGCGCTTAGCTTTGAGCAGCTTTTATTTTGCAAGAGCCTGGAGACTATGGCTACCTGTGCCAGAGTGACCGGTGACACCCGGGGAGCTGTTCAGTACAGCCAATTGGCCGCAGACCTTAAAGCAAAACTATTTGACGTGTTCTGGGATAAGGACAAGCATGCTTTTATCCATAGCCTGTTTAAGGGTCAGAAGGATGAAACGGTGTTCAGGTATACCAACATGTTTGCTTTATTGCTGAATTACCTCAATGCGCAGCAAAAGGAGGAAGTGGTGACACATGTGCTGCTCAATCCCAAAGTACAGGCGATCCATACCCCTTATATGCGTTTCTATGAGTTGGAGGCTTTATGTGCAGCCGGAAAACAAGATGTCGTTACCCGGGAAATGAGAGATTATTGGGGCGGTATGTTGTCACGTGGTGCGACAAGTTTCTGGGAGCAGTACGATCCCGCAGCGAAGGGTGATGCGCAGTACGCGATGTACGGCCGTCCGTTCGGGAAAAGCCTTTGTCATGCCTGGGGTGCCAGCCCTATTTATTTATTGGGAAAGTATTATTTAGGTGTAACGCCTACCAGTCCGGGGTACGGAACCTATCAGGTGAAACCTGAACTGGGCGGCCTGAAGTGGATGAAAGGCACCGTGCCGTTTGCGGGCGGTGACATAGAGGTGTACTGTGACCGGACAAAAATGCAGCTGCAGTCTTCGGCCGGTGCAGGCGTAGGCACACTGCTGATTGAAAGCCGCCGTAAACCATCCTGCAGCCAGGGGAAAATTCAGCAGGTCGGCAAAAACGCCTACCAGCTGCAATTGCGGCCTGGTCAGCAATATGTCGTAAATTACGAAGCTATTTAA